TAATTCAACAGCAGGGTGGAGATTTACAACTGAATACAAAAGTCCTGAAAATCTCTCCAAGTGGTAAAAATCAGGTATTGGAAACAAACAAAGGTAGCTTTGCAACCCGCTTTGTAATTAATTGTACTGGATTGCATAGCGATCGCACCGCCAAACTAGGGCAAGTTGAACCCCAAGCCAAAATTGTGCCATTCCGGGGAGAATACTACGAACTCACCCCAGAAAAACGCCATTTAGTCAAAACACTAATCTATCCAGTTCCCAATCCAGATTTCCCCTTCCTGGGTGTCCACTTTACCCGGATGATTGATGGTAGCGTCCATGCAGGACCAAACGCGGTTTTATCCCTCAAACGCGAAGGTTACAAAAAAACCGACTTTGACTTACGAGATTTTCTGGAAGTCATCACCTATCCCGGTTTCTGGAAGTTAGCAGCTAAACACGCTGATGAAGGCATTCAAGAAATCATTCGTTCTTTTAGCAAAGCAGCCTTCACCAAAAGTTTACAAAAACTAATTCCCGAAGTCCAAGCAGAAGACTTAGTTCCCACCCATGCAGGAGTCCGCGCTCAAGCCTTAATGAACGATGGCAAGCTTGTAGACGACTTTTTGATTGTTTCTGGTCAAAACTCCATTCATGTTTGCAATGCTCCTTCTCCGGCTGCTACATCTTCTCTAGAAATCGGCAAAGCGCTTGTGGCAGAAATTCCCCAACTTTCGCATCTAGAGAGTGTAGTTACTGCATAGATATCATAGTTATTACTTCCGGGCTGCTGAATAAAAGGATGAATCTTGTATAGTGGGCATCTTTTCCAGCCTGGAAATACAAGAGACGGGTAAGATACCCATCTCCCAAGAAAAAAGTGTAGTGCATCAATTAAGAACTGCTATAGAGTCCTGCTACCCAATGCTCTAGTCGGCAACTATGTAATGATTGTTAGCCGTAGACATAGCGCTTCTGGTTTTAGTCCAATGACCTAACCCCCAACCCCTTCCCTACAAGGGAATGGAAGATTCAAAGCCTCTCTCCTAAGAGGAGAGAGGTTTGGAGAGAGGTCAAGTTATTGCATACCAACGAAAAATATAGCGGTTCCCTCTTAGATGCAACACCCTATAGGGCGAATATCTGTGCGTCCCTACTAAACGAAAAATTTAACTCATCAATACAAAGGAATTAACCACAATGAAAATATTAGTAACTGGAACAGAAGGCTATTTAGGTTCGTTATTACCGCCTCTGTTAATCGAACGAGGACATGAAGTTATTGGTCTAGATACTGGCTTCTATAAAGTTGGTTGGCTGTACAACCCTAGTGGAGTCACACCCAAAACCCTTAACAAAGATATCCGCAACATCACCCCTGATGATTTGGAAGGTATTGAAGCCATAGTTCACATGGCGGAACTCTCCAACGACCCAGCCGGACAATTGGCACCTAATATTACCTACGAAATTAATCATGTAGGTTCAGTTCGTCTAGCTAGTCTGGCTAAGGCTATGGGTGTGCGTCGCTTCGTATATATGTCTTCGTGCAGTGTCTACGGTGTCGCTACCGCAGGTGATGTCACAGAAGAATCCGCAGTTAATCCCCAAACAGCCTACGCAGAATGTAAAACTCTCGTAGAAAGAGATGTCGCACCACTTGCTGACGATGACTTTTCTCCCACCTTTATGCGGAATGCGACAGCCTTTGGTGCTTCTCCCAGAATGCGCTTTGATATTGTTTTAAACAACTTAGCAGGGTTGGCATGGACTAGCAAAGAAATCAAAATGATTAGTGATGGCACACCTTGGCGGCCATTAGTCCACGCATTGGATATTTGCAAAGCAATAGTCTGCACCTTAGAAGCACCACGAGACATTGTACATAACCAAATCTTCAACGTGGGAGATACAGCAAATAACTATCGCGTTAAAGAAATCGCGGAAATTATTGCTGATGTTTTCCCCGATTGTAAATTGTCCTTTGGTAACAACGGCGCAGATAACCGCAGCTATCGCGTATCCTTCGAGAAAATCAACACAATCCTACCTGGATTTAAATGTGATTGGAATGCTCGACTTGGTGCCCAGCAGCTATTTGATTTATTCAGTCAAATACACATGGCTGAAGATACTTTCTTGTTTAGAGGATTTACTCGCTTAAAACAGCTAGAGTATCTAATTCGGACAGAGCAAATTGACAAAGATTTCTTCTGGAATAAAAAAGTAGCTAAAGTCGCCTAGCCGCAACGGAAAAAGAATCTAAGCTTCCGAATCAAATAGTATTGATTCGGACTTATTCCATCCATCAAATTATTTGCAATCAGCGAGTTAAATTCTATGGCGCTCATCTCAGTATTAGGAAACGAGTTCGCCATCTGAAAGCTAAATAGATTGCCGTTGGGCTTCATCGCTATAGCTTGCAACCATTCATATATCAATTTATTAACTACTATTTTACCATGCAGAAATTACTGACCATTGCTATACCGACTTATAATCGTGCTGAATTACTGGATAAACAGTTAGCATGGTTAGCTCAAGCTATCAAAGGTTTTGAAGATGATTGTGAAATTTTAGTTTCTGATAATTGTTCAACAGACAATACTCAGGATGTGATTAAAAAATGGCAAATAATACTTAGCAGTATCCCATTTAAATCAAATAAAAATCCTCAAAATTTAGGCGTCGTCAAAAATATTATGTATTGCCTAAATTCTACTACAACAAAATATGTTTGGACGATTGGTGATGATGACCCAATTCAAGATAGAGCCATTGCTTATGTGATTAGCAAACTTAAGCAATATGAAGATTTATCATTGTTGTTTCTCAACTTTTCCGGTCGGAACCAAATTACTGGTGAACCAGTTCATCCACCAACAATTGTTGGTAATCGCTGGTTTGATATAGATAGTGAAGATGGTGATGGTGATGGGAAAGCTATATTTGAGCATTGTTTCTCAAAAAGTGTCGGTGCAGTCATTTTTCTGACTGCGACAATCTACCGCACTGATTTAGTGAAACGCGCTCTACAAAATTGGCAAGATGCTGAGAATAATTGGATATCCTTAGCATATTTAGCCGGGTATTGTGCCTCTAATGGTCGTGTAATTGTCACGAAAGAGACTTATTTGGAATGTGTTGTGGGTGTGAGTTATTGGCAGAAAGAACCAAAATCTGCACTTTTAATGCAATACAAACACATACCCGAAGTAATTTTGAAATTGGAGCAGAGTGGATATTCTAAGCAGTTTTGTCGGCGGATGCTTTTGCAAAACGGTAAAGAAGTCAACTTGAAAGTTTTCTTAGGTGCTTTAAGAAGATGGCCTATGTCTGCCATTCAGACAGTAGTCCCATTTTTGGCTTTAGTCGGTTTATGTGCTTTTGACGTGATGATTTCTAAAGAATTTAGTTTAGCCGAATCAAGTGAAATACCTGCTCAAGAAATACGGAGCTATAAGCCATAAGCTACTAAATTACTGATAAATCGACATTGAAACTATAAAGAGTTTACCGCATGTTTAATCTAATTAAACGCAAATTATCTACATTATCTGCTGACTTGGAATATTATGTAGCTCGTTGGAAGCATAGCAGAAATCTGCCAGCATTGGAAGGGTGCGATCGCAATATCCTGAAGACTCTTAAAAAAGACGGTGTTTATGTCACAACACTGGCAGATTTAGGCTTCAACTCTAGCTCCGAACTGCTCAAAGCCGCTTACCAGCAATTGTCTCAGATGGAAAATCCCAACAACGACCATCTAGACGAAAAGCTGCCACAAATTTGCACAGTTACAGGTTTACCAGAGTTTTATGCCTGGGCAATGGAGAAAAGACTTCTCAATCTGATCGAAAATTATATTGGTCTGCCTATTGCTTTTCATGGTGTACATTTACGTAAAGATTTCCCTAGCAAACATCAGTTTGGCACACTGCTATGGCACAGCGATGCTGAAGACCGCCGCATTATCAAAATCTTTATTTACTTGAATGATGTAAAAGAAAAAACTGGGCCTTTTGAATACATTCCCCGCTCTTTAACTTCCTTGTTTAGTTGGAATTATATTCGGCTTTTCTACAAACTTTGGAAGTCAGGTTATATGGGTATCGATGATGAAGAAGTAAAACCAGTCATCCCCAAATCAGCTTGGAAATCCTGCCCAGGCCCAGCAGGTACAGTCATTATTGTAGATACGAAAAATGCTTTGCATCACGGCACAGTCCGCACAGAAGAACGCTCAACACTATTCTTTTGTTACACCGCCAACCCTCCTGAAAGACCAGAACTCTGCACCCAATACTGGGATGATACTTATCCCAGAGCAGAGTTAAGGCAGCAAGTCGAAAATAGCCGATAGCGTACTAAAGGTAGTCATGCCATGCTGATCAAGATTAAACGCAAAATATCTTCATTGGGATCTGAGTTAGTTTACAGATTAGCACTTTTGAAACATGCTGCTAATTTACCTGCACTAGAAGCAAGCGATCGCAAAATTCTTGACGATCTTAAATGTGATGGTATTCATATTACCACACTTGCTGAATTGGGATTCGATTCAACACCAGAATTGCTCAAGGCAGCTTATGGTTATTCGTCTCAAATGGAATCTGGCAATCATGACGATTCAAAGGAAAAATTTCCCCAAGTTTACACAGTTACATATTTACCTGAATTTGCTACTTGGGGAAGCGAAAAAAGGCTCCTAAACATCATTGAAAACTACATTGGTCTGCCAATTATTTTTCATGGTGTACATCTCCGCAAAGATTTCCCTAACAGAAATCAGTTTGGTACACAACTATGGCATAAAGATGCAGAAGACCGCCGGATGATCAAAATCATTATTTATTTAAATGATGTTGAAGAAAAGCACGGACCATTTGAATATATCCCAGCCTCTTTAACCTCTTTATTTAGATTAAACTATTACCGTACTTACTACAAGCTTTGGCAATCTGGTCATTTAGGCATCACCGATGAAGAGCTAAATGAAATTATCCCGAAAGAGGCTTGGAAATCTTGTACAGGATCAGCAGGGACAGTGATTATTGTCGATCCCAAAAAAGCCA
This portion of the Nostoc sp. GT001 genome encodes:
- the lhgO gene encoding L-2-hydroxyglutarate oxidase, encoding MYDFAIIGGGIVGLSTALALGKRYPNARILVLEKESQWAFHQTGNNSGVIHSGIYYKPGSFKAKFCRDGSRSMVEFCQEHGIDHEVCGKVIVATEEQELPRLENLYQRGLDNGIEVQRISPEEVKEIEPHVRCVGGIRVSSTGIVNYKQVCLKYAQLIQQQGGDLQLNTKVLKISPSGKNQVLETNKGSFATRFVINCTGLHSDRTAKLGQVEPQAKIVPFRGEYYELTPEKRHLVKTLIYPVPNPDFPFLGVHFTRMIDGSVHAGPNAVLSLKREGYKKTDFDLRDFLEVITYPGFWKLAAKHADEGIQEIIRSFSKAAFTKSLQKLIPEVQAEDLVPTHAGVRAQALMNDGKLVDDFLIVSGQNSIHVCNAPSPAATSSLEIGKALVAEIPQLSHLESVVTA
- a CDS encoding SDR family oxidoreductase, with amino-acid sequence MKILVTGTEGYLGSLLPPLLIERGHEVIGLDTGFYKVGWLYNPSGVTPKTLNKDIRNITPDDLEGIEAIVHMAELSNDPAGQLAPNITYEINHVGSVRLASLAKAMGVRRFVYMSSCSVYGVATAGDVTEESAVNPQTAYAECKTLVERDVAPLADDDFSPTFMRNATAFGASPRMRFDIVLNNLAGLAWTSKEIKMISDGTPWRPLVHALDICKAIVCTLEAPRDIVHNQIFNVGDTANNYRVKEIAEIIADVFPDCKLSFGNNGADNRSYRVSFEKINTILPGFKCDWNARLGAQQLFDLFSQIHMAEDTFLFRGFTRLKQLEYLIRTEQIDKDFFWNKKVAKVA
- a CDS encoding glycosyltransferase; translation: MQKLLTIAIPTYNRAELLDKQLAWLAQAIKGFEDDCEILVSDNCSTDNTQDVIKKWQIILSSIPFKSNKNPQNLGVVKNIMYCLNSTTTKYVWTIGDDDPIQDRAIAYVISKLKQYEDLSLLFLNFSGRNQITGEPVHPPTIVGNRWFDIDSEDGDGDGKAIFEHCFSKSVGAVIFLTATIYRTDLVKRALQNWQDAENNWISLAYLAGYCASNGRVIVTKETYLECVVGVSYWQKEPKSALLMQYKHIPEVILKLEQSGYSKQFCRRMLLQNGKEVNLKVFLGALRRWPMSAIQTVVPFLALVGLCAFDVMISKEFSLAESSEIPAQEIRSYKP
- a CDS encoding phytanoyl-CoA dioxygenase; the encoded protein is MFNLIKRKLSTLSADLEYYVARWKHSRNLPALEGCDRNILKTLKKDGVYVTTLADLGFNSSSELLKAAYQQLSQMENPNNDHLDEKLPQICTVTGLPEFYAWAMEKRLLNLIENYIGLPIAFHGVHLRKDFPSKHQFGTLLWHSDAEDRRIIKIFIYLNDVKEKTGPFEYIPRSLTSLFSWNYIRLFYKLWKSGYMGIDDEEVKPVIPKSAWKSCPGPAGTVIIVDTKNALHHGTVRTEERSTLFFCYTANPPERPELCTQYWDDTYPRAELRQQVENSR
- a CDS encoding phytanoyl-CoA dioxygenase family protein encodes the protein MLIKIKRKISSLGSELVYRLALLKHAANLPALEASDRKILDDLKCDGIHITTLAELGFDSTPELLKAAYGYSSQMESGNHDDSKEKFPQVYTVTYLPEFATWGSEKRLLNIIENYIGLPIIFHGVHLRKDFPNRNQFGTQLWHKDAEDRRMIKIIIYLNDVEEKHGPFEYIPASLTSLFRLNYYRTYYKLWQSGHLGITDEELNEIIPKEAWKSCTGSAGTVIIVDPKKAIHHGTSRTEDRLTLFSCYTSTSPDRPEVCTQYRDNTFPRPKLTETVSNSAI